The proteins below are encoded in one region of Marinobacter sp. F4206:
- a CDS encoding MHYT domain-containing protein gives MLAQYDLSLVIASYVVAVLAAYTALYFGTRLNTAQGGERRRWLITGALVMGSGVWTMHFVGMRAMPMEAPMSFDTVMTLVSWLAAVVASGVALSIIGRTRISAALFATATLAMSGGVVVMHYLGMYAMRMSADPIVNTGFLVLSVAIAVVASGAALAMCRKLQGLEGGRALMIQFVAALVMAAAICGMHYTGMIALQFPPGAVPAADNGLRGEWIGIPLAVACVVLLAVALVVTIMDVRDRREFELKKAEESRWVEQMAFVDSVTGLPNRSGLEQELLEHLARPDAREHPFALIYLDVANFRELSDRLGHRELEDAVREISNTLRADLSDTVYLARYSAGAFVALVPDYESADHAFMYKRLRQIDGSITTAGMAITWRAGQSVYPTTGTSSRKLVRAAMQPRALNDIGQFADMKADPELALPGQLNGS, from the coding sequence ATGTTGGCACAATACGATTTATCCCTGGTCATTGCGTCCTACGTGGTGGCCGTGCTCGCGGCCTACACCGCGCTGTATTTCGGAACCCGACTCAACACCGCCCAAGGCGGTGAGCGCCGGCGTTGGCTGATAACCGGCGCGCTGGTCATGGGCTCCGGGGTGTGGACCATGCACTTTGTGGGCATGCGCGCCATGCCGATGGAAGCGCCCATGTCCTTCGACACCGTCATGACCCTCGTGTCGTGGCTTGCGGCCGTTGTGGCGTCTGGCGTGGCCCTGAGCATCATCGGTCGGACCCGGATCAGTGCCGCCCTGTTTGCCACTGCCACACTGGCCATGTCCGGGGGGGTCGTGGTCATGCATTACCTGGGCATGTACGCCATGCGCATGTCTGCGGACCCGATTGTTAATACCGGCTTCCTGGTGCTGTCGGTGGCGATTGCCGTGGTCGCGTCCGGGGCGGCGCTGGCGATGTGTCGCAAACTGCAAGGACTGGAGGGCGGTCGTGCCCTGATGATCCAGTTCGTGGCCGCTCTCGTGATGGCCGCTGCAATTTGCGGTATGCACTACACCGGCATGATCGCCCTGCAATTCCCGCCGGGTGCCGTACCTGCGGCGGATAACGGTCTGCGCGGCGAATGGATCGGTATTCCTCTGGCTGTGGCCTGTGTTGTGCTTCTGGCGGTCGCCCTGGTGGTCACGATTATGGACGTGCGCGACCGGCGTGAGTTTGAACTCAAGAAGGCGGAGGAAAGCCGCTGGGTCGAGCAAATGGCGTTTGTGGATTCTGTAACAGGGTTACCCAATCGCTCTGGGCTGGAGCAGGAGCTGCTGGAGCACCTTGCCCGGCCCGATGCCCGTGAGCACCCGTTTGCGTTGATCTATCTTGATGTTGCCAATTTCCGAGAGCTTTCGGACCGGCTTGGGCATCGCGAACTCGAAGACGCAGTCCGGGAGATCAGTAACACCCTGCGGGCGGATCTGTCTGACACCGTGTACCTGGCCCGATATTCCGCCGGTGCCTTTGTGGCCCTGGTGCCGGATTATGAGAGTGCCGACCACGCGTTCATGTACAAGCGCCTGCGACAGATCGATGGGTCAATTACCACCGCCGGTATGGCCATTACCTGGCGTGCTGGTCAGTCCGTGTACCCGACCACGGGCACGTCGAGCCGAAAACTGGTGCGGGCGGCCATGCAACCCCGGGCCCTGAACGACATCGGGCAATTTGCCGACATGAAGGCCGATCCGGAACTGGCCCTGCCCGGTCAGCTCAACGGCAGCTGA